A single region of the Changchengzhania lutea genome encodes:
- a CDS encoding NAD(P)H-dependent glycerol-3-phosphate dehydrogenase: MSNSLKYAVFGAGSWATAIVKMLCENLDEVGWYMRSVYTKEHLLKEQHNPSYLSSVEFNLKQLKLSNDINAIADYADVLIFVIPSAFIHSELEKLTVDISNKTIVSAVKGIMPETGLLVGEHFHDIYKVPFENIAVIAGPCHAEEVALERLSYLTISCVDAVKAQDIADKLSSDYIKTKISDDVIGVEYAVMLKNIYAIAAGIAHGLGYGDNFQSVLMSNSIREMKRFIKKMHKMKRNINDSAYLGDLLVTGYSVFSRNRMFGNMIGKGYTVKSAQMEMSMVAEGYYATKSAHLLNKKNKKKTQLPIIHAVYEILYENKNPKKVFNRLTDQLD, encoded by the coding sequence ATGAGTAATTCTTTAAAATATGCGGTTTTTGGAGCAGGAAGTTGGGCAACTGCCATTGTGAAAATGCTTTGCGAAAATTTAGACGAAGTAGGCTGGTATATGCGAAGTGTGTATACCAAAGAGCATCTTTTAAAGGAACAACACAACCCCAGTTATTTAAGTTCGGTTGAATTTAATTTAAAGCAATTAAAACTTAGTAATGACATTAACGCCATTGCCGATTACGCCGATGTTTTAATTTTTGTTATTCCCTCTGCCTTTATACATAGTGAATTAGAAAAATTGACTGTAGATATCTCCAATAAAACCATTGTATCGGCTGTAAAAGGCATTATGCCCGAAACTGGTTTACTGGTTGGCGAACATTTTCATGATATATATAAAGTCCCTTTCGAAAATATTGCAGTCATCGCTGGCCCATGCCACGCCGAAGAGGTGGCACTTGAGCGTCTATCCTATTTAACCATATCTTGTGTAGATGCTGTAAAAGCACAAGACATAGCCGATAAGCTGTCTAGCGATTATATAAAAACCAAAATAAGTGATGACGTTATTGGTGTAGAATATGCCGTCATGCTGAAAAATATTTACGCAATAGCAGCTGGAATTGCACATGGTTTGGGCTACGGCGATAATTTCCAAAGTGTTTTAATGAGCAATTCCATCAGGGAAATGAAACGCTTTATTAAAAAAATGCATAAGATGAAACGTAACATTAACGATTCTGCTTATTTAGGCGATTTATTGGTAACGGGATATTCTGTGTTTTCAAGAAACAGAATGTTTGGAAATATGATTGGTAAAGGGTATACTGTAAAGTCGGCTCAAATGGAAATGAGTATGGTGGCAGAAGGCTATTACGCCACTAAAAGTGCACATTTATTGAACAAGAAGAATAAGAAGAAAACACAGCTCCCCATAATACATGCGGTTTATGAGATTTTGTACGAAAACAAAAATCCTAAAAAAGTGTTTAACCGCTTGACAGATCAGTTGGATTAA
- a CDS encoding YicC/YloC family endoribonuclease: MIHSMTGYGKSVLQLPTKKITIELKSLNSKSLDLNARMPSIYREKELTIRKLLADKLVRGKVDFSIYVEATAEDTSTQINTPVVKQYIRQLKEVVDANDIELLKMAVRFPDALNTVREEIDESEWRAIEAEIDKTVILINEYRRDEGKVLENDFNKRIVIIDTLLNEVIAMDPDRIEGVRERLFKGVEDLREKYDENRFEQELVYYIEKFDITEEKVRLKNHLEYFTESVNSIDSNGKKLGFISQEIGREINTIGSKSNYAPMQQLVVQMKDELEKIKEQLLNVL; encoded by the coding sequence ATGATACATTCAATGACAGGTTATGGAAAATCTGTATTGCAATTGCCAACCAAAAAAATAACCATCGAGTTAAAATCATTAAATAGCAAGAGTCTGGATTTAAACGCGAGAATGCCTTCTATTTACAGAGAAAAAGAACTCACCATACGAAAGCTATTAGCAGATAAACTAGTACGTGGCAAAGTAGATTTTTCTATTTATGTAGAAGCGACTGCTGAGGATACCTCAACACAAATTAATACACCCGTTGTTAAGCAATATATTAGGCAATTAAAAGAAGTTGTAGATGCTAACGATATAGAGCTACTAAAAATGGCCGTACGTTTTCCAGACGCTTTGAATACCGTTCGGGAAGAGATTGACGAGAGCGAATGGCGTGCTATTGAAGCCGAAATAGATAAAACGGTTATACTTATAAATGAATACCGCCGTGACGAAGGCAAAGTGCTTGAAAACGATTTTAATAAACGCATCGTAATCATAGATACATTACTCAACGAGGTGATTGCTATGGATCCCGATCGTATAGAAGGGGTTCGTGAACGGCTCTTTAAAGGTGTTGAGGATTTAAGAGAGAAATATGATGAAAATCGATTCGAGCAAGAACTCGTTTACTACATAGAAAAATTTGATATTACCGAAGAGAAAGTCCGTCTTAAAAATCACTTGGAATATTTCACCGAAAGTGTCAATTCAATCGATTCAAACGGTAAAAAACTCGGATTTATAAGTCAGGAAATTGGTAGGGAAATTAATACCATCGGGTCTAAAAGCAACTACGCACCTATGCAGCAACTCGTGGTACAAATGAAGGATGAGCTTGAAAAAATTAAAGAACAATTGCTAAACGTTTTATAA
- a CDS encoding IS1595 family transposase translates to MDIFSFGVHFTDEKSCRLHFKEQRDKQGVVCKRCGCTDHYWLINKWSYQCKSCNSRTSLRSGTIMESSKLSFLVWYKTIFLMSTTKKGFSSKEIQRQLGLKRYEPVWAMVHKLRRAMGDRDDRYTLEGMIEMDEGYFTIEASEQAHKTQKAGRGSKTKSNVMIMAESTILEDIETGKVDRQCRYFKAKVLEDHKADGTDQSFKDAIDDEQTIIFTDKSTSYVNIADYVEIHMTEKSNEQTTKETLKWVHIAISNAKRNFAGTYHKIKKKYLQLYLNEFVYKLNRRYFGERIFDRLIIASITANGH, encoded by the coding sequence ATGGATATATTTTCTTTTGGGGTTCATTTCACAGATGAAAAGAGTTGCAGGCTTCATTTCAAGGAGCAAAGGGACAAGCAAGGTGTTGTTTGTAAGCGTTGCGGATGTACAGACCACTATTGGCTGATCAATAAATGGAGCTATCAATGTAAATCCTGCAACTCAAGGACATCATTGCGCAGTGGCACCATAATGGAAAGCTCTAAATTGTCATTTCTGGTTTGGTACAAGACCATTTTTTTGATGAGCACCACAAAAAAAGGATTTTCCAGTAAAGAGATACAGCGCCAGTTGGGGCTAAAACGTTATGAGCCAGTTTGGGCAATGGTCCATAAACTGCGTAGAGCAATGGGGGATCGTGATGACAGGTACACATTGGAAGGAATGATAGAAATGGATGAAGGCTATTTTACTATTGAAGCCTCGGAACAAGCACACAAAACCCAAAAAGCAGGTCGAGGGAGCAAAACTAAATCCAATGTTATGATTATGGCAGAAAGCACCATACTGGAAGATATAGAAACAGGAAAAGTAGATAGACAATGCCGTTATTTTAAAGCTAAGGTATTAGAAGACCACAAGGCAGATGGCACAGACCAAAGCTTCAAAGACGCTATTGATGACGAGCAAACTATTATATTTACAGATAAGAGTACTTCATATGTAAATATTGCAGACTATGTAGAAATACATATGACAGAGAAATCAAACGAACAAACCACCAAAGAAACACTCAAATGGGTGCATATAGCAATAAGCAATGCTAAAAGGAACTTTGCGGGAACTTATCATAAAATCAAGAAGAAATATTTGCAATTATATCTGAACGAGTTTGTTTATAAGCTCAACCGCAGGTATTTTGGAGAACGAATCTTTGATAGGCTTATTATTGCTAGCATTACAGCTAATGGACATTAA
- the lysM gene encoding peptidoglycan-binding protein LysM: MGLFSFIKNAGAKIFGIGKTDKEEAAEAAAKEVKMEDLAARKLEETIKDLDLEVEYLNVHIDDDKATIKGKAYNQATKEKVVLVVGNSAGIATVDDQMTVEHTEPEAQFHTVVSGDTLSKIAKKYYDNAMKYPVIFEANKPMLKDPDKIYPGQVLRIPALD; the protein is encoded by the coding sequence ATGGGACTATTTTCATTTATTAAAAACGCCGGAGCTAAAATTTTTGGTATAGGCAAAACCGATAAAGAAGAAGCTGCCGAAGCAGCAGCCAAAGAAGTAAAAATGGAGGACCTAGCAGCGAGAAAGCTGGAAGAGACCATTAAAGATTTAGATTTAGAAGTAGAGTATTTAAATGTACATATAGATGACGACAAGGCGACCATAAAGGGAAAAGCCTACAATCAAGCTACTAAAGAAAAAGTAGTATTAGTTGTGGGTAATTCTGCTGGTATTGCCACAGTGGACGATCAAATGACAGTGGAGCACACAGAGCCGGAAGCGCAGTTTCATACTGTGGTAAGCGGTGACACACTTAGTAAAATTGCTAAGAAGTATTATGACAATGCTATGAAATACCCAGTTATTTTTGAAGCCAATAAACCAATGTTAAAAGATCCAGATAAAATTTATCCAGGACAAGTGTTACGTATTCCTGCCTTAGACTAA
- the gmk gene encoding guanylate kinase, with product MNTGKLIVFSAPSGSGKTTIVRHLLGLVPLNLEFSISATSREKRGDEIDCKDYYFLSAKEFKTKIKNDEFLEWEEVYRDNFYGTLKAEVERIWAKGKHVIFDIDVSGGLRIKRKFPEETLAIFVKPPSIDALKIRLKKRKTESEDKINMRIAKASAELATAPLFDVIIENDNLEHALFEAEALVDNFVNS from the coding sequence ATGAATACCGGTAAGCTTATTGTATTTTCTGCACCATCGGGTTCAGGAAAAACAACTATTGTAAGGCATCTATTAGGTTTAGTACCGCTAAATTTAGAATTCTCCATTTCAGCAACCTCAAGGGAGAAACGCGGTGATGAAATCGATTGTAAGGATTACTATTTTTTATCAGCGAAGGAGTTTAAAACCAAGATCAAGAATGATGAATTTTTAGAATGGGAAGAAGTATATCGGGATAATTTCTATGGTACTCTAAAAGCCGAAGTAGAACGTATTTGGGCCAAAGGCAAACATGTGATCTTCGATATTGATGTATCAGGAGGATTACGCATCAAGCGTAAATTTCCAGAAGAAACCTTAGCTATTTTTGTTAAACCGCCAAGTATTGATGCGCTTAAAATTCGATTAAAAAAGCGAAAAACCGAGAGCGAGGATAAAATAAATATGCGTATTGCTAAAGCTTCTGCCGAACTTGCAACGGCACCATTATTTGACGTTATTATTGAAAATGATAATTTAGAACATGCTCTTTTTGAGGCCGAAGCCTTAGTGGACAATTTTGTGAATTCATAA
- the pheS gene encoding phenylalanine--tRNA ligase subunit alpha, translating into MIDKINQLIAEAEDFKAQSKDEIEAFRIKYLGKKGLLNEFFAEFKNVANDQKKEFGQTINKLKKIAEDKVNALKEELEGKEDVKGIYGDLTRPGDPIQIGARHPISIVKNQIIDIFSRIGFNVSEGPEIEDDWHNFTALNLPEYHPARDMQDTFFIQTDPDILLRTHTSSVQVRYMENNKPPIRTISPGRVYRNEAISARSHCFFHQVEGLYIDKDVSFADLKQTLQHFTTEMFGKSKIRLRPSYFPFTEPSAEVDVYWGLETETDYKMTKGTGWLEIMGCGMVDPNVLENCGIDSKEYSGFAFGMGIDRIALLLHQISDIRLLSENDVRFLEQFKSAF; encoded by the coding sequence ATGATAGATAAGATAAACCAACTCATTGCCGAAGCCGAAGATTTTAAAGCACAATCGAAAGATGAGATTGAAGCATTTCGTATAAAGTACTTAGGTAAAAAAGGTTTGCTAAATGAGTTTTTTGCAGAGTTTAAAAATGTAGCTAACGACCAGAAAAAAGAATTTGGACAAACCATTAATAAGCTCAAAAAAATAGCAGAGGATAAAGTTAATGCTCTAAAAGAAGAGCTAGAAGGAAAAGAAGATGTCAAAGGCATTTATGGCGATTTAACACGTCCAGGTGATCCTATTCAAATAGGAGCCAGACATCCTATTTCTATTGTAAAAAATCAAATTATTGATATCTTTTCCCGTATTGGCTTTAACGTGAGCGAAGGTCCGGAAATTGAAGATGACTGGCATAACTTTACAGCGTTAAACTTACCAGAATATCATCCGGCACGCGATATGCAGGATACCTTTTTTATTCAAACCGATCCAGATATTTTATTGCGTACACACACAAGTTCGGTACAAGTGCGTTATATGGAAAATAACAAACCACCAATCAGAACGATTTCTCCAGGGCGTGTATATAGAAATGAGGCTATCTCAGCACGTTCACACTGTTTCTTTCATCAAGTGGAAGGCTTGTACATTGATAAAGATGTTAGTTTTGCCGACCTTAAACAAACCTTGCAGCACTTTACCACCGAAATGTTTGGAAAAAGCAAAATACGATTACGTCCGTCCTATTTCCCATTTACCGAACCAAGCGCGGAAGTCGATGTGTATTGGGGCTTAGAAACCGAGACCGATTATAAAATGACCAAGGGAACTGGTTGGTTAGAAATTATGGGTTGTGGTATGGTAGACCCAAATGTACTAGAAAACTGTGGCATTGATTCCAAGGAGTATTCTGGATTTGCCTTTGGGATGGGTATAGACCGAATCGCTTTATTACTGCATCAAATAAGCGATATACGTTTGTTAAGTGAAAATGACGTTAGGTTTTTAGAGCAGTTTAAATCCGCTTTTTAG
- a CDS encoding DeoR/GlpR family DNA-binding transcription regulator, which translates to MKKKERQKKIIDEVSINRKISSSLLSEKLEVSEDTIRRDIHELDGKGLLTKVHGGAISTIQKLYHYNEDVIYNRDNKIQIAQKAISLIQDSMAIIMSGGTTNLMLAKLFPKDLKATIYTYSLPIAMQLTEHPLIETIFIGGKIHRNSMVTTGIDVIQYLSDIRADICFMGVSALNIEQGITDEGYEVSLVKKAMIKASEHIVYLATSNKLNEKLNFDVCSLKEIDTVVTDLDLDNPKLKEYILAGVNLL; encoded by the coding sequence ATGAAAAAAAAGGAGCGACAAAAGAAAATTATAGATGAAGTAAGCATTAACAGAAAAATTAGTTCAAGCTTATTATCTGAAAAATTAGAGGTTTCTGAGGATACTATTAGAAGAGATATTCATGAATTGGATGGAAAAGGATTACTTACCAAAGTTCATGGAGGTGCCATTTCAACCATACAAAAGCTCTACCACTACAACGAAGACGTTATCTATAATAGAGACAATAAAATCCAGATTGCACAAAAAGCGATTTCTTTAATACAGGATAGCATGGCAATAATCATGAGTGGTGGGACCACTAATTTAATGCTTGCTAAATTATTTCCTAAAGATTTAAAAGCTACTATTTACACTTATAGTTTACCAATAGCTATGCAATTAACGGAGCACCCTTTAATAGAAACCATATTCATCGGCGGCAAAATACATCGAAACTCTATGGTTACAACAGGCATTGATGTTATTCAATATTTATCCGACATCAGAGCGGATATTTGTTTTATGGGTGTTAGTGCCCTAAATATTGAGCAAGGAATAACTGATGAAGGCTATGAAGTATCATTGGTAAAAAAAGCCATGATAAAAGCATCTGAGCATATTGTTTATTTGGCGACCTCAAACAAATTAAACGAAAAACTTAATTTCGATGTGTGTAGTTTAAAAGAAATAGATACGGTCGTAACCGATCTTGACTTAGATAACCCGAAACTTAAAGAGTATATTTTAGCTGGGGTGAACTTGTTGTAA
- a CDS encoding CvpA family protein, which produces MNVLDIVLGALILFGLVRGLMKGFFVEIASLIALVAGVYGAIHFSDFAAGFLDSKVDWDEKTINIVAFAITFVIIVLVIALAGKALTKLADFAALGIINKLLGGVFGGLKIALILSVILLIFEKISDFGIPFTDDEDLESSVLYEPVKSLVPTIFPALLNTDDTDTEIFELDNEA; this is translated from the coding sequence ATGAATGTATTGGATATTGTTTTAGGTGCCTTAATTTTATTTGGATTGGTGCGCGGATTAATGAAAGGGTTTTTTGTTGAAATCGCTTCGCTAATTGCATTGGTTGCTGGGGTTTATGGCGCAATTCATTTTAGTGATTTTGCGGCAGGTTTTTTAGATAGCAAGGTTGACTGGGATGAGAAAACAATTAATATCGTGGCTTTTGCGATTACCTTCGTAATTATTGTTTTAGTAATTGCTCTAGCAGGAAAAGCATTAACTAAATTGGCCGACTTTGCGGCTTTAGGTATTATAAATAAACTCCTTGGCGGGGTTTTTGGAGGTCTAAAAATAGCTTTAATTTTGAGTGTGATACTCTTAATATTTGAAAAAATAAGTGACTTTGGGATTCCTTTTACGGATGATGAAGATTTAGAATCGTCTGTACTTTATGAGCCCGTAAAATCGCTTGTCCCTACAATTTTTCCAGCACTTTTAAATACAGACGACACTGATACTGAAATATTTGAATTGGATAACGAAGCGTAA
- a CDS encoding nicotinic acid mononucleotide adenyltransferase has translation MKTIKLLSGFALMATLFTSCYTEVVVDEYVDVYDEPTISLNQLLNSHELWYVDINQTVGYGETPFLQKAFTISFRNGVLYANNNIVGLGDSGGGFGIDVGSYDAYDMILDVNHDLDGFDTFDVYQIDNNTLELYNPNNDTSYFLEGYQRSNFDYDFVFYDNIHYFLQEYEAWEKTYTSDFGALNEFDEENFLQFLAGGNDSTFQSSQDDNGTGTNNLYWDYTGIYGVGDVTGDMYLKTLTLDYDYFDNEYFELSVINDGKIELFHPASETVYEFAGRGYIQYFKTANVKGKTATTKEKSRKFRKDKVVNPRENTRIK, from the coding sequence ATGAAGACGATAAAATTACTTTCAGGTTTTGCTCTTATGGCAACTTTGTTTACATCGTGCTACACAGAAGTTGTGGTTGATGAATATGTTGATGTTTATGATGAGCCAACAATTTCCTTAAACCAACTGTTAAATTCACACGAATTGTGGTACGTAGATATTAATCAAACTGTGGGTTATGGTGAAACACCTTTTTTGCAAAAAGCATTTACAATTTCATTTAGAAATGGTGTGTTATACGCGAATAACAATATTGTTGGTTTAGGCGATAGTGGTGGCGGATTTGGAATTGATGTAGGATCCTACGATGCCTATGACATGATTTTAGATGTTAATCATGATTTAGATGGTTTTGATACCTTTGATGTGTATCAAATAGATAATAACACATTGGAGTTGTACAATCCTAACAATGATACCTCGTACTTTTTAGAAGGCTACCAGCGTAGTAATTTCGATTACGACTTTGTGTTCTATGATAACATTCATTATTTTTTACAGGAATACGAGGCTTGGGAAAAAACCTATACAAGTGATTTTGGAGCTTTAAATGAATTTGATGAGGAAAACTTCTTACAATTTCTTGCAGGAGGGAATGATTCTACATTCCAAAGCTCACAGGATGATAATGGTACCGGAACAAATAATTTGTATTGGGATTATACGGGCATATATGGTGTAGGTGATGTTACAGGAGATATGTACCTAAAAACTTTAACATTAGATTATGATTATTTCGACAATGAATATTTTGAGTTAAGCGTTATAAATGATGGTAAGATAGAACTGTTCCATCCAGCATCTGAAACCGTTTATGAGTTTGCTGGAAGAGGTTATATACAATACTTTAAAACTGCTAATGTGAAAGGTAAAACAGCGACAACAAAAGAGAAGAGTAGAAAGTTTAGAAAAGATAAAGTCGTGAACCCGAGAGAGAACACGAGAATAAAATAG
- the nadD gene encoding nicotinate (nicotinamide) nucleotide adenylyltransferase, whose protein sequence is MKIGLFFGSFNPIHIGHLVIANHLAEYSDLDQIWFVVTPHNPFKKKSSLLDNHQRLEMVYRATKDYTKLKPSNIEFNLPQPNYTIHTLTYLQEKYPKYDFALIMGEDNLKGFHKWKNYELIIENHDLYVYPRISSETIATRFDGHEKIHHVKAPIMELSSTFIRKSIKEGKNVRPMLPEFVWEYLDEMNFYK, encoded by the coding sequence ATGAAGATTGGCTTGTTTTTTGGTTCCTTTAATCCCATTCATATTGGACATCTTGTTATTGCCAACCATTTAGCCGAATACAGCGATTTGGATCAAATCTGGTTTGTGGTAACGCCCCATAATCCTTTCAAAAAAAAGAGCTCGCTGTTAGATAACCATCAACGTTTGGAAATGGTGTATCGGGCAACCAAAGATTACACAAAACTCAAACCAAGTAACATTGAATTTAACTTGCCCCAGCCAAATTATACCATACATACGCTAACCTATTTACAAGAGAAATACCCCAAGTACGATTTCGCATTGATTATGGGTGAAGACAACTTAAAAGGTTTTCATAAATGGAAAAATTATGAGCTTATCATAGAAAATCATGATCTCTATGTTTACCCGCGTATTTCAAGTGAAACTATAGCAACACGGTTTGATGGACACGAGAAAATTCATCATGTAAAAGCACCAATTATGGAATTGTCTTCTACATTCATTCGAAAATCCATAAAAGAAGGCAAAAACGTGAGGCCCATGTTACCTGAATTTGTTTGGGAATATCTAGACGAAATGAACTTTTATAAGTAA